CTTATCTATCTGGATCCCCGCTTCACAAACACGGCGGCAAAAGCCGACAAGTGGTTCCCCGTTAAACCCGGCACAGACCTTGCGTTCGTGCTTGGCCTTATAAACGTGATAATCACCGAAAATCTTTATGATGCGGCGTTTGTTGAGCAGTTCTGCGACGGTTTCGCCGACCTGCAGGCTATGATAGCTCCCCACACACCCGAATGGGCGGAGAAGGAGTGCGAAATTCCCGCAGCCGAGATACGCTGGACAGCCAGAGAGTTTGCCAAGGCCGCACCCGCTGCCGTTGCATACCCTGGCAGACGTACCAGCTGGTATGTGAACGACGTATATTTCCGCCGTGCCTGCGCAATCCTGACGGCCATCTGCGGATGCTGGGATGCTCCCGGCGGAATCTGCCCTAAGGCGTCAGTACCCGTTAAAAACCTCGACCCGCTTTTCCCTTATTTCGAAATGACTGACGACCGTATCGATGCGGCCTCAAGCGTTAAGAACAATCTGCCCAAGGACAAAAGGTCTGAGAATATGCCCACGGATTCTGTGGCGTATCTGGGAGAAAAGGACGGAAGCTGGCTGAGATTCAGAGATGCCATCATCGCTCAGGATCCTTATCCTGTGGAGGCGATGATAGTCTATAAGCAGAACTTCATCGAGGCAGTGCCCAACCGTGCCAAGACAATGGAGATGCTTAAAAAGATCAAATTCATGGCCGTTATAGATATCCAGATGACCGAAGTCGCATACTTTGCCGACCTCGTCATTCCCGAATCAACCTATCTTGAGCGTTGGGACTCTGTCCACAACCTCGCAGGTATCTGGCCCATCGCAACTTTCCGTCAGCCTGTGGTTGAGCCTGTTTTCGGCACCAAGTCAATGTTTGAGATAGCCGGCGGAATCATCAACGAAATGCTGAAACTGCCCGAACTCTGGGACGATGCCGATCCTATGGAAGTGGAAGATTTCAAATATGACGTGGTTGAGGATATCTTTGCTCAGCCTATGCAGGAATACATCAAGCGTCAGCTTGCCGACCATCCCGGTGCGTATGAGCAGATGATGAAGGACGGCGTTTTCTATCTTTCCGACGAGCCTAAATACGGAACCACCCGCAATCCTGAGTTTCGTTTCAAGACAAGAACAGGAAAGATAGAGCTTGCCAACGTTAAGTATGCAGACAAGGGCTTAAGCCCTCTGCCGATATACGTTGCTCCCCGTCAGCCTGAGCCGGGTAAATATCGTATGATCCTCGGCCGCCACGGGTTCAACACCCACACCGGCACACAGAACAACGAATATCTCTGGGAGATCCAGAAAGAGAACGAAATCTGGATCAACACGGCAGAAGCCAAGAAACTGGGCGTTGTTTCCGGTGACTATGTAAAGGTTGCAAGCTCTGTGGGAGAGCAGACCATAAAGGTTTTCGCCACCGAAAGGATACGCAAAGACTGCGTTTTCTTCGCCCACGGCTTCGGACGCCTTTCTCCTCAGCTCAGCCTTGTTTATAAAAAAGGCGCATCACAGGCGGCCATCCTTGAGGACTATCTTGAGCCTATCTCGGGCAACGCCGCAATGCACGAAACTTTCGTGACAATTACAAAGGCATAAGGGGAGGCGGACATGAGTAACAAAAAATACGGCATAGTTCTGAATGCCAAAAATTGCCTTAACTGCAAGGCATGTACAGTGGCCTGCAAGTTTGAAAACCATGTGGAGCCCGAAAGCGAGCAATACAGGATCTGGGTTGCCGAGAAGGAGCTGAAAGGCACTTTCCCAAAGCTCCGTCTGGATTTTGAACCCTCACAGTGTCAGCACTGCGAGAACACACCCTGCGCCAGCGTGTGCCCCACCAGCGCGACCTACAAAACCGCAGAGGGTGTGGTTCTTATCGACTATAAAAAATGCATCATCTGCAAAGCCTGCATGACTGCATGTCCCTATGACGCAAGGTTTGTCAGCGAGGTCAACCATGCCATTGAAAAGTGCACCTTCTGCTACCACAGGCTGCCCGAAGGCAGAGAGCCTGCATGCGTGGAGACCTGCCCCACAAAGGTAAGGGTGTTCGGCGACCTGAACGACCCTGAGTCAAAGGCATCGAAACTGCTTGCAGAGAACGATTCTTATCAGCTTAAGCCTGAGAAGAACACCAGACCCAGACTTTTTTACATCAGGTAAGGACGGAGGAAAAAAAATGTCAGCTCACGATACTGAAACTGAAGTTAAAGAGGGTTTGATATCAACCCTTAAAGGTTTGATAACCTTTAATAAAGACATCCCCGTAATGCCGCTTATCATCATAGGTCTGGTTCTTGCGGGAATAGGCGCCGTCACTGCGGTGGTGGTGCTTGTAAAAGGTCACGAGGCCATGTACGCCGTTAACCGTGAGGTTCCGTGGGGAATGCTCATCGGCACCTATGCATACTTTGTTATAACATCCACCGGACTGGCTTTCATCGGCGGTCTCGGCCATGCATTCGGATTTGAGAATTTTGCCAAGATAGGCAGACGCATAGTTGTGCTCGCCACACTGGTTCTGCTGGCAGGTTTCACTCAGATTCTTATGGAACTGGGACACCCCGTCCGTATGATCATCTGGATGATGCTCTCTCCCAATATCACAGCTCCTATCCTCTGGATGGGCGTGTTCTACACGATAGAGCTTGTGATCCTCGGATTTGAGCTTTACTACGCTTTTAAAGCCCATCCCACTGCAAAAGACCATCAGACTGCCGCAATGCTCGGCTTTGCCGCCATGGTTGTGGGTACCCTTGCAACATCGAACCTCGGATTCGTGTTCGGTTCGCTGAATGCTCGTCCCTGGCTCTATGGCGTACATTTCCCGCTGTTTCTTGTTGTTTCCGGTATAACTGCCGGTGCGGCTCTTCTGCTTCTGGTGCATAACATCGCATACAGGTTCAGCATTCCCGAAGAGTACAAACCCTCAATGAACGCCCTTGCGAAACTAATGGGCGGCGGTATCGGAATAATGATGCTTATGTATCTGTGGAAGTTCCTGACCTCCATATTCACTCAGCCCGAAGGTTCGTATCAGTCTGCAATGGCGCTCATAGCAGGCCCCCTTGCGGCTAACTTCTGGATAGGCGAGATGCTTCTTGCGGTCATAATTCCCCTTGTCCTTCTGCTCACTGCAAAAGGGGATACTAAGAAGTACGGAATCGCAGGCCTTGTGTTCATGATTGGTCTGTATTTCACAAGGGTTAACTACATTGTTGCGGGTCAGCTTCCCGTTATGCGTCAGGCTACCGACGGTTCCGGCGTAACAGCGGACATCAACGGTTTGGCCTTCTATTCGCCCTCGATAGCTGAGTGGGGGATATTCCTTCTGGGAATAGGAACTGCAATGGTGCTGTATTTCAGCGCAGAAAAGTTCCTTGATCTCAAAACTCCCGATCATCACTGATATCACATTGCAAAAGGCGGCCACTGTGCCGCCTTTTTTGTTTCAGTGACCATCCTTAGTCTGTAATTCCGCATAATCTTTAAAATCTATAGAATCTCTCATCACTTTAGTGCTATGATAGTCTGACTTAAGATAGACAAACAGTACAGGTTTTGTGGCATATGCCAACCTGAGCGATGTTCAGGACTTGTTGGTTTTGGGCTGATATGGTTTTGGTAATTGGCTCAAAATAAAATAGCGTTATATAATTAATTGACGAATGCCAATATGGGTATTATAATTTCAGAATAACACATCAGAGGATTTAATATGGCCCGCCCGGTAAAAAAGAGGCTTGTGAAACACAGGCTGACATTCAAAGATTTCGGCCCTGTGGCCGTTCCCGAAAATCAGAACTGCAAGATAATAAACATA
This genomic stretch from Seleniivibrio woodruffii harbors:
- a CDS encoding molybdopterin-containing oxidoreductase family protein, with protein sequence MTLSGMNISRRKFLAASGGAVAAGLVAANLSTIKAVASAPSKEAGKGEKHIASSCEMCVNKCGFFAHVVDGRLKKLNPNPKFFKSRAMLCARGNAGAEEPYNPERLTKPLLRVGERGEGKWKEISYEEAFRLVAEKLKEFKVKNENRCSVAFASSEGFQEEIFQYLVQSYGSTNTVRHPTLCLSSVIQGWSSVYGVYPDADLKNSKFVLMFGANRAEAIVTPDTIDFVKYKPAGSKLIYLDPRFTNTAAKADKWFPVKPGTDLAFVLGLINVIITENLYDAAFVEQFCDGFADLQAMIAPHTPEWAEKECEIPAAEIRWTAREFAKAAPAAVAYPGRRTSWYVNDVYFRRACAILTAICGCWDAPGGICPKASVPVKNLDPLFPYFEMTDDRIDAASSVKNNLPKDKRSENMPTDSVAYLGEKDGSWLRFRDAIIAQDPYPVEAMIVYKQNFIEAVPNRAKTMEMLKKIKFMAVIDIQMTEVAYFADLVIPESTYLERWDSVHNLAGIWPIATFRQPVVEPVFGTKSMFEIAGGIINEMLKLPELWDDADPMEVEDFKYDVVEDIFAQPMQEYIKRQLADHPGAYEQMMKDGVFYLSDEPKYGTTRNPEFRFKTRTGKIELANVKYADKGLSPLPIYVAPRQPEPGKYRMILGRHGFNTHTGTQNNEYLWEIQKENEIWINTAEAKKLGVVSGDYVKVASSVGEQTIKVFATERIRKDCVFFAHGFGRLSPQLSLVYKKGASQAAILEDYLEPISGNAAMHETFVTITKA
- a CDS encoding 4Fe-4S dicluster domain-containing protein — its product is MSNKKYGIVLNAKNCLNCKACTVACKFENHVEPESEQYRIWVAEKELKGTFPKLRLDFEPSQCQHCENTPCASVCPTSATYKTAEGVVLIDYKKCIICKACMTACPYDARFVSEVNHAIEKCTFCYHRLPEGREPACVETCPTKVRVFGDLNDPESKASKLLAENDSYQLKPEKNTRPRLFYIR
- the nrfD gene encoding NrfD/PsrC family molybdoenzyme membrane anchor subunit; the encoded protein is MSAHDTETEVKEGLISTLKGLITFNKDIPVMPLIIIGLVLAGIGAVTAVVVLVKGHEAMYAVNREVPWGMLIGTYAYFVITSTGLAFIGGLGHAFGFENFAKIGRRIVVLATLVLLAGFTQILMELGHPVRMIIWMMLSPNITAPILWMGVFYTIELVILGFELYYAFKAHPTAKDHQTAAMLGFAAMVVGTLATSNLGFVFGSLNARPWLYGVHFPLFLVVSGITAGAALLLLVHNIAYRFSIPEEYKPSMNALAKLMGGGIGIMMLMYLWKFLTSIFTQPEGSYQSAMALIAGPLAANFWIGEMLLAVIIPLVLLLTAKGDTKKYGIAGLVFMIGLYFTRVNYIVAGQLPVMRQATDGSGVTADINGLAFYSPSIAEWGIFLLGIGTAMVLYFSAEKFLDLKTPDHH